The Phycisphaeraceae bacterium genome includes a window with the following:
- a CDS encoding DUF2924 domain-containing protein — protein MPAQDPTDLPAASTSQLRLLWQNRVASSKPHPPRSRTLLLRDLTWPDQQAHHGGFDAETARLLSHAIRTAERPSSRTGASKPRPRALKPSRLTPGTSLLRIWHGVTHEVHVEATSRFSYRGKPYRSLSAIAREITGARWSGPRFFGLQKP, from the coding sequence ATGCCAGCTCAGGACCCAACCGATCTTCCAGCAGCTAGTACTTCGCAGCTTCGCCTCCTCTGGCAGAACCGTGTCGCCTCCTCGAAGCCTCACCCACCGCGCAGCCGCACGCTGCTGCTGCGTGACCTCACCTGGCCCGATCAGCAGGCTCACCACGGCGGCTTCGACGCCGAGACCGCTCGCCTTCTAAGCCACGCCATCCGCACGGCCGAGCGTCCATCATCGCGCACCGGTGCCTCCAAGCCCCGCCCCAGAGCCCTAAAGCCCTCAAGGCTGACCCCCGGCACCTCGCTGCTGCGCATCTGGCACGGTGTCACCCACGAGGTCCACGTCGAAGCCACTAGTCGCTTCTCCTATCGGGGTAAGCCCTACCGCAGCCTCTCAGCGATCGCCCGCGAGATCACCGGTGCCCGCTGGTCCGGCCCGCGCTTCTTTGGTCTCCAAAAGCCCTGA